GACGACGCTTACATAGATATTACAGATAACCTTACTTTTTTAGAGGATAACAGCTTTATTTGGACGAGCGAGCAAGATGGTTACAACCATATTTACCATTATGCCAGTACAGGTAAGTTAAAAAAGCAAGTTACAAGCGGTAATTGGGAAGTTACAGCCTATTATGGTTACGATAAAAACTCCAAAAACATTTTTTACCAATCAGTAGAAAACGGTTCTATTAACCGCGATGTATACCGCATAAGCATTAAAGGTAAAAATAAAACACGCCTCACCCCACAAACAGGTACTAATAAGGCTACTTTTAGCCCTAAATTCGATTATTTCATCAATACTTTTTCCAATAGTACTACACCAACCAACTATACGCTAAATAGAGCCAAAAATGGTGAGCAGGTAAAAGTAATAGTGGATAATAAAGCATTGGCAAAAGGCTTGGAGGCTTACAACCTACCTCAAAAAGAATTTACAGTTATTACCACCCCTAATGGCGATAAGTTAAATGCTTGGATGATAAAACCAGCCAATTTTAACGCTACTAAAAAATACCCAGTGTTTATGTACCAATATAGCGGACCAGGTTCGCAAGAGGTAAGCAATACATGGCATAGCTATAACGATTATTGGTTTATGATGTTGGCACAACAAGGCTATATAGTAGCCTGTGTAGATGGTAGGGGTACAGGCTTTAAAGGTGCCGACTTTAAAAAAGTAACCTATAAAGAATTGGGTAAGTACGAAGTAGAAGACCAAATAGCAGCAGCCAAAATAATAGGTAATTACGATTACGTAGATGCTTCTCGCATAGGGATATTTGGCTGGAGTTATGGCGGTTTTATGTCATCCAACTGCCTGCTAAAAGGTAACGACGTTTTTAAAATGGCTATTGCTGTTGCACCCGTAACCAACTGGCGCTTTTACGATACGGTTTATACCGAGCGTTACATGCAAACTCCACAAGAAAATGCATCGGGCTACGACGAAAATTCGCCGATAAATCACGTATCAAAATTAAAAGGAGCTTACTTATTAGTACATGGCTCTGCCGATGATAATGTACACCTGCAAAATACCATGCTTATGGTAGAGGCATTAGTACAAGCAAACAAACAATTTGATTGGGCAATTTATCCCGATAAAAATCATGGTATATATGGTGGTGCTACACGACTACAACTCTATACCAAAATGACTAATTTTATTAAAGAGAAACTATAATACATGGCTACACTAGCAAAACAACCGCACGAAAAAGAACTTTTTGGGCATCCGGTAGGGCTTTATATATTATTCTTAACCGAAATGTGGGAGCGTTATTCGTACTACGGTATGCGTGCGCTACTTACCATATATATGGTAGCCAAAACAGTAGGAGACAATCCGGGGCTTGGGTGGACAAATTCTGAATCGTTGGCATTATATGGTTGGTACACTATGCTGGTATATGTGATGTCGATACCTGGAGGTATGATTGCCGATAAGTTTATCGGACAAAAAAGGTCGGTGTTAGTAGGTGCCATTATTCTGGTGTTTGGGCATGGTGTATTGGCAGTAGAGGCAGAATGGGCATTTTTTACA
The Flavobacterium litorale genome window above contains:
- a CDS encoding S9 family peptidase produces the protein MSIIKRTFFLFLLATLPVVAQQNITLDKIWKGYFRTQGMDELHAMKNTNQYTVLNRDWNAGTAQIDLYDFATLNKVSTLINSEDHSDLKSIDSYTFSPDEKKILIATNSQYIFRHSFVADYFVYDIATKSLTKLGDEPIQEPTFSADNAKIACAYQNNLYVYDLASKKVAQITNDGKKNAIINGITDWVYEEEFAFVRAYDWNATGDKIAFIRFDETEVPEFTMEMYNQGLYPNPYTFKYPKAGEKNSKVSLHIYDVKTDATKKINLGDFNAYYIPRIQWANDAQTLSVQLLNRHQNNLNLVFVDANTGTTTGILNEKDDAYIDITDNLTFLEDNSFIWTSEQDGYNHIYHYASTGKLKKQVTSGNWEVTAYYGYDKNSKNIFYQSVENGSINRDVYRISIKGKNKTRLTPQTGTNKATFSPKFDYFINTFSNSTTPTNYTLNRAKNGEQVKVIVDNKALAKGLEAYNLPQKEFTVITTPNGDKLNAWMIKPANFNATKKYPVFMYQYSGPGSQEVSNTWHSYNDYWFMMLAQQGYIVACVDGRGTGFKGADFKKVTYKELGKYEVEDQIAAAKIIGNYDYVDASRIGIFGWSYGGFMSSNCLLKGNDVFKMAIAVAPVTNWRFYDTVYTERYMQTPQENASGYDENSPINHVSKLKGAYLLVHGSADDNVHLQNTMLMVEALVQANKQFDWAIYPDKNHGIYGGATRLQLYTKMTNFIKEKL